In Coturnix japonica isolate 7356 chromosome 9, Coturnix japonica 2.1, whole genome shotgun sequence, a single window of DNA contains:
- the MOGAT1 gene encoding 2-acylglycerol O-acyltransferase 1, which produces MKVRFAPINVPLKRRIQTVAVLQWIFSFLLLGQFCCGLFLLLILSNFWFLGVLYLLWLYLDWETPCAGGRRSQWVKNWTVWNYFREYFPIQLIKTSDLDPKHNYLLGFHPHGVLVAGAFGNFCTGPSFKNLFPGLTPYLHIMPIWFGCPFFREYVMSAGMVSASKESVSYVLNNAEGGHASVIVIGGAEESLNAHPGSLTLNILKRKGFIKMALKHGAHLVPVFSFGENELFKQVANPRGSRLRTIQEKLQKIMGFALPLFHARGIFQYSFGLIPFRQPIHTVVGSPILVKRNPNPTNEEVEQLHALYLQELSKLFEEHKGKYGIPEDKTLIFE; this is translated from the exons ATGAAGGTCCGCTTCGCTCCCATCAATGTCCCCCTGAAGAGGAGGATCCAGACCGTGGCGGTGCTGCAGTGgatcttctccttcctcctgctgg GGCAGTTTTGCTGTGGATTATTCCTGCTCTTGATTCTGAGCAACTTCTGGTTCCTGGGTGTTCTGTACCTGCTGTGGCTGTACCTGGACTGGGAAACACCATGTGCGGGGGGCAGGCGGTCGCAGTGGGTCAAGAACTGGACTGTTTGGAATTACTTCAGGGAATACTTCCCCATTCAG ctAATAAAAACTTCGGATTTGGATCCAAAGCACAACTACTTACTTGGCTTTCACCCTCATGGGGTTCTGGTGGCTGGAGCCTTTGGGAATTTTTGCACTGGTCCAAGTTTCAAGAATTTATTTCCCGGACTCACTCCATATCTTCATATCATGCCCATCTGGTTTGGCTGCCCCTTCTTCAGAGAGTATGTCATGAGTGCTG GAATGGTTTCTGCCTCCAAGGAGAGTGTCTCATACGTGCTGAATAACGCAGAGGGCGGCCATGCATCCGTCATTGTGAttggaggagcagaggaatCTCTGAATGCTCATCCTGGGAGTTTGACTTTGAACATCCTCAAGAGGAAGGGCTTCATTAAAATGGCCTTGAAACATGG AGCTCATCTGGTCCCAGTGTTTTCCTTTGGTGAAAATGAGCTCTTCAAGCAAGTTGCAAACCCCAGAGGTTCGCGGCTAAGAACTATACAGGAGAAGCTGCAAAAGATAATGGGCTTTGCTCTACCGCTGTTTCACGCCCGAGGAATATTTCAGTACAGTTTTGGCTTAATTCCTTTCAGGCAACCAATTCACACTGTTG TGGGAAGCCCCATCCTTGTAAAAAGGAACCCGAATCCCACCAATGAAGAGGTTGAACAGCTACATGCGCTTTATCTGCAGGAACTCAGCAAATTATTTgaagaacacaaaggaaaatatggaATCCCTGAGGACAAAACTCTCATCTTTGAGTAG